A segment of the Calypte anna isolate BGI_N300 chromosome 4B, bCalAnn1_v1.p, whole genome shotgun sequence genome:
TAGAAGACTGAGACAAGGAATAAGTATTCAGCATATTCATCAGTCacctggatgagggaaaagAGTGCACTGTTGGcacatttgctgatgacacaaaagtgggaggagtggctgacaccccagaggactgtgctgccattcagagggacctggacagactggagcaTTTGgtggggagaaaaataaaacaagggcatctgggaaagaagaaCCCCAGGttccagtataggttggggtctgagctgttggagaggaGCATAGCTGAAAGGTACCtaggggtgctggtggatggaaggatgaccatgagccagcaatgtgcccttatggccaagaagaccaatggcatcctggggtgcattagaaagggggaAGTTAGTAGactgagagaggttctcctccctctctcctctgccctggtgaggctgcatctggaatattgtgtccagttctgggccactcagttccaggacagggaactgcttgagagagttcagcacagagccacaaagaagggagtggaacatctccctgatgagaggaaaggctgagggacctggtGCTCTTCAGCGTGGAGGAGACTGAAGGGCAACCTCATcagtatttataaaatatgtaaaaggcAAGTGTCAGAAGGGAAGAACCAGGCTCTTCTCATGgatgtccaatgataggacagtgggtgcaagctggagcataggaggtcCTGTGTAAACATAAGGAGAAGCTTTTTCGCTGTGAGGGTGatggcactggcacaggctgcccagagatgttgtggagtctcctctgaagacattcaaaatgTGCCTGcatgcattcctgtgtgaccgGGTGATCAtgttctggcagggggggttggatgAGATGAttttttgaggtcccttccaactcctagCATTGTCTGATTCTGTGTGAAGGTGCTCAAACTGTCTTAAGAGTGGGCTTGTATGGACCTCATGGAGGGTATAGTAGCAAGAGTGTGAAAGTTTTAAGAGATGTCCAACAAGGAATTGCTGAAAAGAGACAGCTGTGCCCAAAACACACTGTGAGAGAAGTGGTGCAGAAAATCACTTGGTTGCAATTGTGGAGCACAACCAGCAGTAGCTGTGGTGTGCAAGAGCAGGTAcacatttttggaaaataacGGCAATTGGTACAGGGTTCCGATAGTGACTGTCAAGCTTTCTTATAATATTGGACACCTGTTAATTAGTTAACTGCCACACTGTTTCCTAATAATGTGCTTTTGCTCAAACGTCATTCCACCAAGACCTGTAAAACTTTTTCAACACCCCTTGAAATCCTCATATcattaatatttcagtgaaatgcaAAAGGATttgtgagctgtgctgctcatgGGTACAGACAGGTCAGCCACAGGAATGCATAGAGCCCAATGTCATCCTGTCTGTGAAGCTGCGTTTGGCTTAGCTCACTGATCAGCAGCAACTGCACAGAGCCCATGAAAAGTTCAGGTTGGGAAGTTCTGTGCACAGCACATAGCTGCCTCGTTCCCAACTTCatccagcagccaggagctcaTGTGCATCTTATGTGAGAGCTTCCTGTCCAGGAGAAGGCTTAACATgaataaccaaaaaaaaaaatccctcaaatgTAAACAGGAACCAGCAGCAGGCTTATGTCCAGCTGAAAAATATGCCCAGCAAGGAAGTGCCTACTCCTGTGGCGATGTGGGGAAGCTCATAATGGGGCTCAAGGTTTAGGCAATGCAAGTATTATAACATTATGTAAGTGAAACTGGCAGCATTTTGCCAAGTCGTCCTGAAAATCACAAATATGGGAGGGAATTAAGTTTCTTGCAGAACCTCTTGTAGCTGAAGTGCCtccatagaatcattaaggttggaaatgACCTGTAAGATCAAGTCCAATCACCAACCCGATACAACTAAATCATATCCTGAAATGCTACATCCACATGTTTTTTGAATGCCTacaaggatggtgactctaccacttctctgggctGCTTATTCCAATGTTTCACCACtcttccagtaaagaaatttttcctaatattcacTCTAAACCACCCCTGCCGCAACTTGAGActgtttcctctcatcctatccTGAGTTACttaggagaagagaccaacatctgcctcactacaacctcttttcaggtagctgtagagagcagtaatgtctcccctcagcctcctctttttcagagtaaacaatcccaattccctgagctgctccttgtaagacttgtgctctagacccttcatcagcttgATTGTTTTGTCAAGAATTTTGTCAAGTCACTGGTAGGCAGAATGGCACCTTCACTGTTACTCCTGCCCTGGGACACAGTGGACACCACTTTTTCATCCCTTCTCCAATATGCAGATTGGAAGGAACTGAACTAACCAGTTTTGTGGAAAATGGTTGCTTTGCATCTGTATGGATGCAAGTGCTGTTCTGCATGGCAAAGATATTTTGCATGGCACTTTGCAGCTTCTTTGCCAAACTTTGCTGTTCCAGATAAAACACTGCATACCAAGGGAGCTTCCTTGCCACAGAAAACTTACTGAAGCATGTCCTACATGGTGGCATAAAATCTATGACTCAAGTAATTAGTGAAAACAAATCAGTCTCCTTTCCAGGACACTGTTCatgccctgggctgcaggacacGGCAGCTCTGGGACAATGGGTGTGTATTTAGCACAGTTGAGTGGGTGACGTGACAGGGCCATGTAATAGGACCTGAAACACTTCCCCTTGTGCAACATATTACTCCTGTGCTGGTACCTCTACCTGGAGAGGAGTGACactccctgggtgctgctgaccACAACATCCAAGTCACAGTCTCAGCACTGCCTTCTCCACAATGACCTCTCTGCTCAGTACTCACTACCTCACTTGTGGGGCTTTAGGAATGCAGTTTGATGGCTCCTGCAGGAGATCTAGGCTTAAACAGCTTGCTTAGCTGTTTGATGAAGACACATAGGAGCAAGAGAGTAGAGCCTGTGTATGACCCGAGTGCCATTTTCATGCCTTTATTCTCACGCAAAAGCTTTGCAAGCATCCTTGCCTACAgcttttttaaagcacagctGCTTTGGTGAAATCGCCAGCACACAGTCCCTCTAGCCCTCTGGAAGATCTATCAGTATTTTCCTGGCAAGCACTCACAGCACTAAGCCACTTAGCACCTCCAGGAGACACTATGCAGTCTCCCCTGCCAGTCACTGCTTATCCTGTCCTGCCATGCAAGTCTCAGGACATAGATGACCGCTTTGCAGGATTGCTAGATGGCACACAGGATCCGATGAACTTGATTGCTTTGTTCCTCCAAACTGTGATCAGATGGCTTGCAGTGGTCCAGCACATCACCATTTTTGTCAGCTAAAACATGGAAAGACATGGCATCATTTCATGATGTCACATGTCCCCAGATCTGGCCATCACTGAATGTCAGTATGGGACAGCAATCCCTGAAACAGCAATTGATACTCATGGCCATTTGTGGGTTTGGCTTGCATGATGGCTACCTAGTAGCAACAGAatcatttaaatgttttccctTCAGGCTCTTCACTGTGCCTTCCACAATGGTTCAGGTGTTTGGCATGGTTTGTTCTGATGTTTAAGTAACATTGTGTTACTTCCTTTATTAAGATTATATAGTGATTGTTGACACACAACTCCCCATCAAATAAATGATTTGTGAGGGTGGGGAAGAGAGAACTTTCTCCCAGAAGCTCCTGGAAGACTTCCTGTTCTAAAGACAAACACCATAGCTTGGTGTTTTTGTTGCTGGTTCTTACTTTGCCATACCAGTTTAGGACTTGTTCTGAAATGCTTATTATGTGGTACACACTTGCTGAGGGCAGACACACCCCACCCAACTTTTTAATGTAGAGCACTGACCTGCATCTTATCCTGCTCTCATCTGACTCAAAGAGGGAAGCAAGACAAGACTTGCAAGTCAAAGGCTAACTGCTCAGCAACAAAGCCTGCAGTGAAAGTGATGCTCTGTGCATGCAGGGATAGGTCTGTCAGTGCACTGCTCAGTGCAGAGCCATGCAGAAGGAAGCCTGCACAATACAGGTACTCTGTTGCCAGTGTCCTCCCACAAGCTGGGTTATACTGAGCACGAATGCTGCCAAGGTTAAGATCTCTCCTAAGAGACAGAGATATAACCAAGGAGCTTGTATTGCCTGAGCCACTGCTGTGTGGTGAGCCTGGCACCAGGCTGCAGCCCACCAGCAATTTGTGACAAGCAGCCTGGAACACAGTGCAGGTGAGGCTCCCACTGCTACCACAAGCTTGCTGCAGGGCCTTGAGAAACAGCTCCAGTGGGCTGAGGCTGAGGGCAGAAGTCAGGAGGTGGGGGAAAGGAGTGCCTTCTGGACACACATGGTTGGTGTAAAGCCACTTGAAGCTTTTGGCATTGAGCAAGAACCTCAGAAATCCCAGTTTCCGTTTGCTCTTAAGGATATATCTCCCTGTAGAGTCTGTTCTGTTAAGGTGATGAAGCAGCTTTTGGCCTCATTAAAGAGGTGGCTTATTTTTGTGTCATTTCCAGCTAACAAAGGCTTCGCCAGTCCTCTTCTTTTGGGACTTTTACCATGAAATACATTGCATAGACTTCATCAAACGCACAAACTTGACAGTACCACTGCAGTTCTGGAATGAGGCTAGGCCCAGCTTCTGGAGGTGTTCTAGTGCATCAGCAACACCCTCACTGAACAACAGGGTAGCAAAGTTGACCTTTAGGTGGTAAATCTTTTCACTCACAGGTCTGCCTGACTGGTGAGTGCATGGCTCTAGCACCCTCAGCTCACGCAAAACTGCCAGGTCCACAATGTGCTGCCACCACACAGTGTCTCTCAGCCATTCTATCTTCTGGAAGCACTACAGAGCATTCCTTATCAGCTGAGCTGCATGGCAAACATCGAAGAACTACATGATGCTgtgagcagagccaggcagatGCTGAAAAGTGCACTGAATCCTTCTGGGATCTATCCTGATCCCCAGAGCTCTGGCGGTCTCAGCACCACGAGCGGTGGCACCTGATGTCACAGCCAGCACCACAATGCCAACATTGTTCAGTTTATTGATGGCCTGATGAAGCAGCTGAGCAAGCAAGTGTCCAGTTGTGCTGTTCACAAAGAAGTAGCCAAGTGGAGCTGTCCAAGGACTCGAGATGCCAGCTGCCATTATGATTATCGCTTCTGAGGCCACTGGAGCTTCACCAGCATCAAGGACACCTGCTCCCAAGTTAACAAAGCCTGTCAGGCACTGGGTCTGCAGGTCCcactcctgctgcttctgcagggaCATGTCTTGTACCATCAGGGCACAGTAGCAGTAGGCCTGTTCCCCTCTCTCCACCTTTTCCTGAAGGCGGAGAAAAATGGCATTGCTGaagcctgcagcagctccattgTTAGACAGccaactggaaaagaaaaaaggggaggatGCAATTAGGAGATGTGACTagaaaaaaactgaagcaaCAAGTCAGTACCTTTTACTACTTAGAACATGGTAAGCTATGcctgcagctgcaaagcagGCTACAACAGAGTATAAGCCAAGCAGCCCTGCCTTTCTTAATGTATAGTCAGTTTCTTTACTCACGCCTTACTGGTAGGAAGCCAAACAAAGGTACAATAGTACTAACTATGGAAAGAAGTAACAAACCAGTTCCTACCCCTCCAGTGTATAGGAGATCaagacaacaggaaaaaataaacaaattaaacaCTAAGTGTTTAGTGCTCCTCTTTCCACCTGGCTTTCTCCAAAATGTACATCTTAATCCAGTCTGGAAGATGTGAAAGCCTCAGCAGCCAGTGTGGAATGGTGCTCTCCTCAGTATAATTCCTGGCATCCCTTGTAGCAGATTCTTTCGTGGAAGCTGCCTCCATGCAGACTGGTACAGACAAGTTATGTATCTGCTGAGCATTGTCCAACTGAACTCAGGAGTCTGAGGTTTCAGACCTATAGGACAGACTTGCTTTAGCTTTCATGTGCTGTTACAGCTTCCCTCTTTGTAAATGGGTCTGATAGCACTTCTGAGTTTATAGAACTGCTCATGACAGGTTATGCGACTGAGTTATGCGATAGAGAAGTATCTCCCTTCTGTAATTTTGAAACAGATGCTTGTCAGCATTCACCAGCTTCCCAGAGTCCTTGTGGGGCAAGGCAAGAAAAACCAAAGCTCTAGTCTAACTGCTTTACGCAGTTGCAGTCCTTCATTTTCTCATGTTTCCTTCTTGACTTTCCAGAAATGGTCCCAAACTTTTCCATGTGTGGACTTAATGGTTTTGATCTCCTCTACTGGCACTTAATTCCTGCCCACTTCTCCTCattgggttttggttgttggtGGCATACAACACATGCTCTCTTAACActgcctcttcctccctctttttaGATTACCTTGCTGGAATTTGCCCTTTCTTCTACTATTTAGCTCATCCCTCCCCTCTCAGAAGTCTACTCTGGACATCACAGGCCAGTGTCATACTGCACCTCCACTTTTTTTAAGTTCCTCTTCACAGTGAACAGTTTAACACATGCAGACCCTACAAGGATGAGGCCCTAAAATGTAGCTTTTTCACACCTATACTCGCCTGGAAATACTTAGCAAACTCCACACTTATTCTAAAATTGTTAATGTGAGGAACATATTATTCTCATGCTGTGACCCATGTGGATGAACACATACCAGCTCTTTGAAAGGAGGAATATCAATATTTCTTTACACTTGCTTCCCCCACAGCTTCTGTTACTAAAACAGTACagggaaaaattactacaaCTGAATGTTTTCAGGACAGATCTGTCACAGCTATTTCTGTGTGAGTACCtggaaataaattcagaataaatgagaaaataaaaacttgcaTTGTCAGGCTGTAAGGATGAGGGAGGGGAACAACCTTCCATAGGTAATCATAGGCCTTAATATGGTAGAGGTGGAGCACACAAGCAAATTGCCTCATTTCTGGTGAGTATTCTGCCATCTGCCTCCAGCTGTGCAACTCACAAGGcaaatctgattaaaaaaaaaaacaaaagaggtCAGCTTTAGAGAAGCAAATAAATAGCTGATAACAGAGGGATGTGTACTACAAGCACGTTACAGAATACAACGCAACAGGGCAGCCTCTGGAACCACTCAGTCCTGAAGTCTGGTGTGAAATGTAGAGCTCAGCAGTAGAGCTCACCATGCTTCACCTCTCCCTACCAACGGGCAGTGGCCAAAGAGAGCA
Coding sequences within it:
- the THAP9 gene encoding DNA transposase THAP9 isoform X1 translates to MTRSCSALGCTARDNGRSRERGISFHQFPVDAAQRREWIRAVNRVDPRSHQPWRPGPGAILCSRHFAKADFERYGLRRKLRRGAVPSRFPHPLRAGDGRMTLTPARAVEQPLSCTPAGDHNYSLKGQQAASGEARPPLETPAATRGSRMHRPRMVANVLRELVEKQQLSEETVKFAAGPVRRYCGKRLSRQCASDLPCELHSWRQMAEYSPEMRQFACVLHLYHIKAYDYLWKVVPLPHPYSLTIWLSNNGAAAGFSNAIFLRLQEKVERGEQAYCYCALMVQDMSLQKQQEWDLQTQCLTGFVNLGAGVLDAGEAPVASEAIIIMAAGISSPWTAPLGYFFVNSTTGHLLAQLLHQAINKLNNVGIVVLAVTSGATARGAETARALGIRIDPRRIQCTFQHLPGSAHSIM